The Tolypothrix sp. NIES-4075 DNA window AGGTTCTGGCGACTGGTGTCGATTTCTCGATACATTTTTGAATTATAAGTATTTAATCCTCTTGTTTCAACGCCCGTCGCGCCAACTTAACATAAGTTTTCACCGTTTCATAAGGCATCCCCAAATCTTGCGCTACCACTTGCAACGATTCTCCCATTTCTCGCCGTGCTAATATTGTCGCCCATTTTGTGGCTATTTCATCCGCGCGATCGCCACCTGTACGCTTGCGTTTTTCCTTAAAAATTTCTGCTAAATCTTCAATGCGTTTCGCTAACACACTTTCCACATCCGGTACATCCGGCAAAACTTGCGATGACCAACCTAAGCGCGTTTGTCCCAACCCAAATGTAGTTTTATGACCAGTACCACAATAAGGTGCAAGTTTCCCCAAAGCATAAAATAACTGTTGAAACTCCGCCTGTTTAGATCCTTCTTTAGTTAAACTAAACTCAATTGCCCCAGTAAAAGCTGTCACCGCACCTTTTTTACCGGCTAGTACCTTTGCAGTTGTTATCTGACAACGATTTATCAACACACAATCATCTACCCAAGCCAGGAAAGCATCTTGGTCAATAATTATCCCAGAAAAGTCATTCCAGCGTCGCAAGTAGCTGTGGAAGATATTAACTGGTACTGGGAGGGGGAAGTGATGACCTTTGCGACGAAAACTTGTAGGACTCAAGAATTTTAGGGTGACAGTATTGCTATGCTCAGAATTTAGTAATTGTCCATAAGTTGTGGGAGGATGGATAATATGGCAAGAGTTTATCTTTAAAGTGCCAGAGCGCAAGTCAACTACACTGGGCAAATTTTCCATCCACTCAAGCATCCACTTTTGCACTCGACTTGACAAAGCTGTGACATACCAGCGGTAAGTAGTTTTAGCAGATAATTGTATTTGTCTGCCGCTACTAATTATCTCTCCATCTAAAGCAGAGATAGTAAAAGGTTTTTCCGATTCTCCATCGTGGAGGTAAGCAGAAAGTTCTGCGTCAAGCGATCGCACTTGGTCGAGAAACCAAGCATGGAGTCCAATAGTATACTGCGGGTAAAGGTAAGCATCTTTTTCGCAGATTAACTCAAACTCCAAGCCGATTAACTCTGTGTCTTTTGACCATTGAGCTAGCGAAGATGATGTAGTTAGCTTTTTTTGAGAGT harbors:
- the cas6 gene encoding CRISPR-associated endoribonuclease Cas6, which encodes MPRHSQKKLTTSSSLAQWSKDTELIGLEFELICEKDAYLYPQYTIGLHAWFLDQVRSLDAELSAYLHDGESEKPFTISALDGEIISSGRQIQLSAKTTYRWYVTALSSRVQKWMLEWMENLPSVVDLRSGTLKINSCHIIHPPTTYGQLLNSEHSNTVTLKFLSPTSFRRKGHHFPLPVPVNIFHSYLRRWNDFSGIIIDQDAFLAWVDDCVLINRCQITTAKVLAGKKGAVTAFTGAIEFSLTKEGSKQAEFQQLFYALGKLAPYCGTGHKTTFGLGQTRLGWSSQVLPDVPDVESVLAKRIEDLAEIFKEKRKRTGGDRADEIATKWATILARREMGESLQVVAQDLGMPYETVKTYVKLARRALKQED